A single Klebsiella variicola DNA region contains:
- a CDS encoding efflux RND transporter periplasmic adaptor subunit — MSMENNAPPSDKRPGKRTRNFAILLLILILAAGGCLAWYLLYARYYESTDDAYVNGNQVTLTPQITGTVTQVTVDEGDYVEKGQPLVLLDPSDTAIALQQAEANLASTVRQVRGLYSTADNYRAQVAAKKVALQTAKSDYVRREKIVSSGAIAVEDLAHYRDAVTSAQSDLLAAEQALKTNQAMVDDTVVDNHPEVKTAVATLRQRYLDNSRSTIVAPVSGYVAKRAVQLGMRVTSGTTLLAIVPLNEVWVDANFKESQMQDMRIGQKVELNADLYGDNVKYHGTIESLGIGTGSAFSLLPAQNASGNWIKIVQRLPVRITLDPHDMQKHPLRVGLSMNAEVDIRNQGGHLLPQKTVEQPRFRTDVYETPMEAADKLVAKILHDNTSAVAQR, encoded by the coding sequence ATGTCTATGGAAAATAACGCGCCTCCCTCTGACAAGCGCCCAGGCAAGCGTACAAGAAACTTCGCCATTTTATTACTGATCCTGATCCTCGCGGCAGGAGGCTGTCTGGCCTGGTATCTGCTTTACGCCCGCTATTACGAGAGCACCGACGATGCTTACGTCAACGGAAATCAGGTCACCCTGACACCGCAAATCACCGGTACCGTGACTCAGGTGACCGTGGATGAAGGCGATTATGTCGAAAAAGGCCAGCCCCTGGTTCTGCTGGACCCAAGCGATACCGCCATCGCCCTGCAGCAGGCTGAAGCCAATCTCGCCAGCACAGTGCGTCAGGTGCGTGGTCTCTATAGCACTGCCGACAACTACCGTGCACAAGTTGCTGCCAAAAAAGTAGCCCTGCAAACAGCGAAAAGTGACTACGTGCGCCGGGAAAAAATTGTCAGTTCCGGCGCCATTGCGGTGGAAGATCTGGCGCACTACCGTGATGCCGTGACCAGCGCGCAAAGCGATTTACTGGCTGCAGAGCAAGCGCTCAAAACCAATCAGGCGATGGTTGATGACACCGTGGTGGATAACCATCCTGAAGTCAAAACCGCCGTTGCGACGCTGCGCCAACGCTATCTCGATAACTCCCGCAGCACCATTGTTGCGCCCGTCAGTGGTTACGTCGCTAAACGTGCTGTGCAGCTCGGGATGCGTGTCACCTCCGGCACCACGCTGCTTGCCATCGTGCCGCTGAATGAAGTGTGGGTGGATGCCAACTTTAAAGAGAGCCAAATGCAGGACATGCGCATTGGGCAAAAAGTAGAGCTGAATGCGGATCTCTATGGCGATAACGTGAAATATCACGGCACCATCGAAAGTCTCGGCATTGGTACCGGTAGCGCATTCTCACTGTTGCCAGCCCAGAACGCCAGCGGCAACTGGATCAAAATCGTCCAACGCCTGCCGGTACGCATCACGCTTGATCCACATGACATGCAGAAGCATCCGCTGCGTGTGGGTCTGTCGATGAACGCTGAGGTGGATATCCGCAATCAGGGTGGTCACCTTCTGCCACAAAAAACCGTCGAACAGCCGCGATTCCGTACCGATGTGTATGAAACGCCAATGGAAGCAGCCGATAAACTGGTGGCGAAAATCCTTCATGACAACACCAGCGCTGTAGCCCAGCGCTAA
- a CDS encoding MarR family winged helix-turn-helix transcriptional regulator: MNTPIDSSHKNLHLGLLFHLANQFKDLLIGHYFADSGITAPQFKVLINIFKGNTSPAEICKSLQMDTGAMSRMVARMVKNDLIERRPNPHDKRQVILALTAKGQTLCNTFQNEALNTILADLTARLTPEESRQLADILIKMLPDEFTAPHR; this comes from the coding sequence ATGAATACCCCAATCGACTCTTCCCATAAAAACCTGCATCTGGGTTTGCTGTTCCATCTGGCAAACCAGTTTAAGGACCTGCTTATCGGCCATTACTTTGCCGACAGCGGCATTACCGCACCGCAATTTAAGGTATTGATTAATATATTTAAAGGTAACACCAGCCCGGCAGAAATCTGCAAGAGCCTGCAGATGGATACCGGGGCAATGAGCCGTATGGTTGCACGTATGGTGAAGAACGACCTGATCGAGCGCCGCCCGAATCCGCACGACAAGCGCCAGGTGATCCTGGCCCTGACGGCAAAAGGTCAGACGCTGTGCAATACGTTTCAGAATGAAGCACTGAATACCATCCTCGCGGACTTAACGGCGCGTCTGACGCCCGAAGAATCCCGGCAGCTCGCAGATATTCTTATCAAAATGCTGCCCGATGAATTCACGGCCCCCCATCGCTAA
- a CDS encoding MipA/OmpV family protein, which translates to MIAIKKALYMTVPLLTAMTSCVQANDDTSSGTFTIGLGGHYTPRYSGSDKQVWQVVPVLQGRNGAFFIDTQKGVGYDLQNASGWYFEHTLGYDLGRADKNASWRAGANNLKGMGDIDASLNTALAVGWQALSWLSVEGKATLPLTDSQGVSYQASLTLLPVQTDHDTVAFQTAALFGDNRYLNTWYGVDPQQSQRSGYSRYSAPGGFYGIDNSLTWSHQFDAHWGTLLSADYTWLGEHANESPIVLRRNEAALTAAVIWTF; encoded by the coding sequence ATGATAGCGATAAAAAAAGCCCTGTATATGACCGTACCGCTTTTGACGGCCATGACATCCTGCGTACAAGCAAATGATGACACTTCCTCCGGCACCTTCACCATTGGGCTGGGAGGCCACTACACTCCGCGATATTCAGGTTCAGACAAGCAGGTATGGCAGGTGGTTCCTGTACTTCAGGGGCGTAACGGCGCATTTTTTATTGATACGCAGAAAGGGGTGGGATATGACCTGCAGAACGCCAGCGGCTGGTACTTCGAACATACGCTGGGATACGATCTGGGTAGGGCGGATAAAAACGCCAGCTGGCGGGCAGGGGCAAATAATCTGAAAGGGATGGGAGACATTGACGCCTCCCTGAACACGGCCCTTGCCGTCGGCTGGCAGGCGCTTTCGTGGCTCAGTGTTGAAGGTAAAGCGACGCTGCCTTTAACGGACAGCCAGGGGGTAAGCTACCAGGCATCCTTGACGTTGCTCCCTGTACAAACTGACCATGACACGGTCGCCTTTCAGACGGCGGCCCTGTTTGGCGACAACCGTTACCTGAATACCTGGTATGGGGTGGATCCGCAGCAGAGCCAGCGCTCAGGTTATAGCCGCTATTCAGCACCGGGGGGATTTTATGGCATAGACAACAGTCTGACCTGGAGCCACCAGTTTGATGCCCACTGGGGTACGCTCCTGAGCGCTGACTATACCTGGCTTGGGGAGCATGCAAATGAGAGCCCGATCGTGTTACGACGTAACGAGGCGGCACTGACAGCAGCTGTCATCTGGACATTTTAG
- a CDS encoding response regulator, producing the protein MLSRRVLIIEDDADAAGVLEAYLRRENYDVVITGDGLSGLDMAHRWKPDLILLDVMLPGLNGTEVLAGLRRKNDVPVIMVTAMGDTPDRIGALRYGADDYVVKPYHPGEVVARVQAVLRRSNQTETKEEILRWQSLEVNVTAIVASIVDGDTTPRTLDLTPTEFSLLTTLMRSPSRPFSRQHLLENCLPESEALERVVDTHIYNLRKKLEAAGISGVLVNVRGVGYRFRQP; encoded by the coding sequence ATGTTGTCCAGAAGAGTGCTGATTATTGAAGATGACGCCGATGCGGCTGGCGTGCTCGAAGCCTATTTACGCCGTGAAAATTACGATGTCGTCATTACCGGAGACGGTCTTTCCGGGCTGGATATGGCGCACCGGTGGAAACCCGATCTGATCCTGCTGGATGTGATGCTTCCGGGGCTTAACGGCACCGAAGTCCTGGCTGGCCTGCGCCGTAAAAATGATGTTCCGGTGATCATGGTGACCGCCATGGGAGATACTCCCGATCGTATTGGCGCCTTGCGCTATGGCGCTGATGATTATGTTGTTAAGCCTTACCATCCGGGAGAAGTTGTGGCTCGGGTGCAGGCGGTACTGCGCCGCAGCAATCAAACAGAAACAAAGGAAGAGATCCTTCGCTGGCAATCGCTTGAAGTGAATGTTACGGCCATCGTGGCGAGCATTGTCGACGGGGACACCACACCGCGCACGTTGGATCTGACCCCAACCGAATTTTCACTACTGACCACGCTTATGCGCTCTCCTTCACGTCCTTTTTCCCGCCAGCATTTACTGGAGAACTGTTTGCCGGAAAGTGAAGCCCTGGAGCGCGTGGTGGATACCCATATTTATAACCTGCGTAAAAAACTCGAGGCGGCGGGTATTTCCGGCGTGCTGGTTAACGTTCGCGGCGTAGGCTACAGGTTCAGACAACCATGA